One Primulina tabacum isolate GXHZ01 chromosome 10, ASM2559414v2, whole genome shotgun sequence DNA segment encodes these proteins:
- the LOC142505984 gene encoding uncharacterized protein LOC142505984 has protein sequence MFICGKSKDDYITGVATAPKEDDSTFKAWKANNNMVMSWLVNSMNPEIGENFLLYSTAAEIWEAAKVTFSSSENTSEVFETESLLYELRQGDLSVTQYFSSLTRH, from the coding sequence ATGTTCATTTGTGGTAAAAGCAAGGATGATTATATCACAGGTGTAGCTACAGCTCCGAAGGAAGATGATTCTACATTCAAAGCGTGGAAAGCCAACAATAATATGGTCATGTCATGGCTTGTCAACTCCATGAATCCTGAAATTGGTGAGAATTTTCTGCTATATTCCACTGCTGCCGAGATATGGGAAGCAGCCAAGGTAACCTTCTCCAGTTCTGAAAACACTTCCGAAGTGTTTGAGACTGAGAGCCTCCTCTATGAGCTAAGGCAAGGTGATCTTTCTGTCACTCAATATTTTAGCTCACTCACGAGACATTGA